In the genome of Chryseobacterium sp. 52, the window ATCAGTAGCTACCAGAACACGGATTTTATTGTTTTTAAAATCTTCCACGGCCTGTTGCCTTGCCATCTGGGATTTATTTCCATGAATGGCTGCTGCATAAATTCCGGTGCGCTCCAACTGTTTCACAAGCCTGTCAGCCCCTTGTTTTGTTCGGGTAAAAACTAACGAACGTAAAATAGAGACATCCTGAAGTAAATTGATCAGCAAATCAGCTTTTTTTGTCTTCTCAACAAAGTATACAGATTGTTGAATAGTCTGTATAGGTGACGGGACTGAATCTACTGATATTTCTACGGGATTGTTCAGCAATACATCCGCAAATTTCCGGACATCTGAAGGCATTGTTGCAGAAAAGAATAAAGTCTGTCTCTTTGGAGAAAGCAGTTTTACGATCTTTTTTACATCTTCTGCAAATCCCATATCAAGCATTCTGTCAGCTTCATCCACAACCAGTATTTCTATTTTAGAGAGATCAATGTGTCTTTGACTGACCAGGTCCAATAGTCTTTCCGGGGTGGCTATAAGGATGTCCACTCTTTTTCTCAAAGAGGCCAGTTGGCTTCCTGATAAAACGCCTCCGAAGATAGAAAGTTGGGATAGTGGCAGGTATTTGCTGTAAACTTTAAAACTTTCCTCCATTTGCAGGACCAGTTCCCGTGTTGGAGTTAATATTAAAGTTCGTATTTCTTTATGGTCTGGTGTATTTCTTTTTAATAGCTGAATAATAGGCATGGCAAATGCCGCAGTTTTTCCTGTACCGGTTTGAGCATATCCTATGATATTCCTTCCCGCTAATATATGTGGAACAGCAGTATACTGTATCTCTGTGGGCTTGGAATATCCGGCTTCTGTAACGGCACGGACTATAGGATTTATTAAATTTAAATTTTTAAAACTCATTGTAATCTACCGGATGTCCGGTTCTGAGTGGCCAAATCGGTTAAGATCTGAATTGTTGTCTTGTGTAAAAACAATGAATATCAATAAGGATAAGCATTATTTTTAATTATTATTTTACTTTGCTTTAACTTTGACAATAAATTCAGTTGGGAATATATTTGCTGAGCTTTGCAATATCATATCATTCTTATTCTTAAAGCAGGATCTTTATCAACCCATACCGTCTTGAATTTTATAACTGCTTTTTTTTCACCCTGAAAATCAAGAGAGCAGTATTAATTAAAAATTATTAAAAAATAAGTTTTAATGGGCAGCTGAAAAAGCAAAACTGAAAGAGAAAAATGAAGATTTTAAACTATTACAGAATAGCAAAAGGCAGAGACCTGTTTTTATAAATGCTTTGCAAATATACAACAAATAAATCCAATAATAATTGGTTTAAATGATTGATTGTCAAAAATTTATTTGTAGATTCCGCACGTTGCCTGAATTGTTCATGAAAAGCTGATGGTTTTAAATTTGAACAACACAGGATTGTGTTCCAATTTCCAGCTCTATATACTTGAAAATTTTAACGTTTTCCGTTCAATTCTTTCATATTATTATCTTTTAAGCATCTTCTGAATTTTTCATCATCCTATCTTCAATTGATCATTGAAAAAATGATGAAGGTATTTTCTGAAGTGTATTGAATAAATTAGTATACTATTCCTTTCAATAAAACCTCCTGTAACTAACAAGAGGTTAATGAACAACTATGTGTTCTGGCTTAAATATTCGGTAATAATACATCAGGGCATTAAATATCGTTAATTAAAATAATTTCGGTAAAATCCCCATAATGGGGATAATAGAAATATAAAGTATAAACTGAATTATAAAATATGAAAGATTGTGTTTTTTTTATAAGTTGTATTTCTGTTATTAAATGTAAGTGATTCAAAATGAATAATACTATAAAAGGATATTTATTTTCAGAGGGTTAGGATCTCTGTCCTTAGGAAATAAAATATTCTCTGTCAGATCAAAATTTTCTGACATTTGTGAATAGAATAGTATGTAAAATTGAATCAACCGGCGAAAGCCGTTATTATATTAAGGAGCAGAGGTAAGAAGAGTGAAGATAATAGATGTCTTAGATTTTACCCATTACATACATATTCTCCATGGTTGGAACTTCACTTCCGCCCTGTTTTTCCAGAGTAATTGCAAAAGCCTGCGCATTTGGAATATTGGCAAGAACTGTTTTACTGTCTTTTTCTTCAGTATACATTCCTGCACTTACAGGTTTTCCGTCTGCAATAGCCCAAAGCTGATATTGCATTCCTTCCGGAGCTTTTGGCAGACTTTCAGCGTTGAGGTAGACTTCTTTCGTTTTTTTATCCCAGAATACCATTGCTTTGGAATCGGTATGTTTCTCTACTCCGTTCAGCATCACCATCTGCATATCAGGATTGGAAAACAGATTCATTTTCTGATTCATTTTTTGCATAGCCAGATCCTGAGCTTTTTTCTCAGTCTGCATTTTGGCAATTTCTTCTTTCGTTTTAGACTGGTCATTCATCCAGAAAAGATTTCCTGCAGCACTGACCAGAAATAAAACTGAGGCAGCAACGGCATACATTCTCCAGCTGCTTTTCCCCGGATGCCTGGTTTCTTCCTGTGGTCTTACAGCAGGTATATCTGCTATAATGGCAGGTTTTATTTCTTCAGTAATCTGTTCCTGCTGGATCTTATTCCAGATTTTTGATTTTAAATCGGCTGGTGGTGTCACGGCTTGACTTGTCGCCAAATCTTCCAAAGTTTTTTGAGCTTCTTCAAAAGCCGTCTTTACCTCAGCATTGTTTTTCATCACACACTCCAAAATCCCTGCCTCTTCAGAAGAAGCAAGACCTAGAATATAAGATTCTATGATTCCGGATGATATGTATTCTTTAGTGTTCAATTTATTGATAATCTTTTAGCAAATCCTTTAATTTCATCAGCGCGTTCCGCATTTTGGTTTTCACCGTTCCAAGGGGTATCTTCAGTTTTTCAGAAATTTCGTTCTGGGTATATCCCTGGTAATAAGCTAAGTTGATAAGTTCTTGTTTATCAACTTCCAGACCTTCAAGCACATTGTTAAATCCAATATAATCGGATGAATTATTAGTCGTTGAAAGTTCTCTGGAGTTATATACGAAATCTGGAAGAGATTGGTTTTTAAGTTCGTTTTGAAAACCTTTTGATTTTAAATAATCAATAGCTGTATTTCTTGCAATATTGATCATCCAGGTATAAAATCTTCCTTTTGATGAGTCATACTGTTGAATGGCATTCCAGATTTTAACAAAAACATCCTGAATGATTTCTTCGGTATACTCTTTTGACTGAACGATTCGGAAAACCACCCCATATAATGCACCTGCATAATGGTCATATAAATAATGAAAGCCGGATTCGTTTTTTTCTTTAAGTAAAACGATAAGCTCTTCTTCCGAATAGGTTGTTTTAATAGCGTATGATTTTCAATCCAAATGTAATAAAATAAAATAAATTACAAACTACATCCGAAAAATCTTTTAGATCGTAAATGATTTTAAATAAATATTTAAAATTATCAAATATGAAAAGTTTAATCATAAAAACAGTTTTCGCCTGCTTTTTGGGGGTCACAGCAGGCAGGAGTTTTGCCCAGTCAGGTAATTTTAAAACAAATAATCCTTACTACTCCCGTACTGTAACTACCCCTTTGAAGGTGAGTAATACAGAATGGAAGAAAATTCTTAAGCCAGAACTTTATCAGGTGGCAAGAGAAGGAGCCACAGAAACTGCCTTCACAGGACAATACTATGAATTTGATGAAAAAGGGACCTATTTCTGTGCAGTATGCGGAAATCCACTGTTTCTTTCAACTTCAAAATTTGCAACAACCTGCGGCTGGCCGTCATTTTATGAGCCACTTAGGAAAAATAGC includes:
- a CDS encoding RNA polymerase sigma factor, which codes for MKTTYSEEELIVLLKEKNESGFHYLYDHYAGALYGVVFRIVQSKEYTEEIIQDVFVKIWNAIQQYDSSKGRFYTWMINIARNTAIDYLKSKGFQNELKNQSLPDFVYNSRELSTTNNSSDYIGFNNVLEGLEVDKQELINLAYYQGYTQNEISEKLKIPLGTVKTKMRNALMKLKDLLKDYQ
- a CDS encoding DEAD/DEAH box helicase, whose amino-acid sequence is MSFKNLNLINPIVRAVTEAGYSKPTEIQYTAVPHILAGRNIIGYAQTGTGKTAAFAMPIIQLLKRNTPDHKEIRTLILTPTRELVLQMEESFKVYSKYLPLSQLSIFGGVLSGSQLASLRKRVDILIATPERLLDLVSQRHIDLSKIEILVVDEADRMLDMGFAEDVKKIVKLLSPKRQTLFFSATMPSDVRKFADVLLNNPVEISVDSVPSPIQTIQQSVYFVEKTKKADLLINLLQDVSILRSLVFTRTKQGADRLVKQLERTGIYAAAIHGNKSQMARQQAVEDFKNNKIRVLVATDIAARGIDIEGLPYVVNYELPDVPETYVHRIGKTGRAGSKGIAVSFCDEGERSDLTNIQKLIGFIMPVAKYQYI
- the msrB gene encoding peptide-methionine (R)-S-oxide reductase MsrB; amino-acid sequence: MKSLIIKTVFACFLGVTAGRSFAQSGNFKTNNPYYSRTVTTPLKVSNTEWKKILKPELYQVAREGATETAFTGQYYEFDEKGTYFCAVCGNPLFLSTSKFATTCGWPSFYEPLRKNSVKYRKDTSYNMTRSEVLCGRCDSHLGHIFDDGPNPTGKRFCMNSVCLEFVPNSKNK
- a CDS encoding anti-sigma factor domain-containing protein, whose protein sequence is MNTKEYISSGIIESYILGLASSEEAGILECVMKNNAEVKTAFEEAQKTLEDLATSQAVTPPADLKSKIWNKIQQEQITEEIKPAIIADIPAVRPQEETRHPGKSSWRMYAVAASVLFLVSAAGNLFWMNDQSKTKEEIAKMQTEKKAQDLAMQKMNQKMNLFSNPDMQMVMLNGVEKHTDSKAMVFWDKKTKEVYLNAESLPKAPEGMQYQLWAIADGKPVSAGMYTEEKDSKTVLANIPNAQAFAITLEKQGGSEVPTMENMYVMGKI